A stretch of the Flavobacterium sp. 5 genome encodes the following:
- a CDS encoding CBS domain-containing protein — protein MTVNQILRTKGAEVFSIVSTFTVFEALRVMGEKNIGAILVIENGVLKGILSERDYARKIVLKDKSSKKTPVSEIMESDVVTVKPSDNLEYCMELMSGRRIRHLPVIENEVIIGLISIGDVVKAIIEIQKETIKHLDSYISQ, from the coding sequence ATGACTGTAAATCAAATATTAAGAACAAAAGGAGCAGAAGTTTTTTCTATTGTTTCGACTTTTACTGTATTCGAAGCTTTAAGAGTTATGGGAGAAAAAAATATAGGTGCTATCCTTGTAATTGAGAATGGAGTTTTAAAAGGGATTTTATCGGAGAGAGATTATGCTAGAAAAATTGTTTTAAAAGATAAGTCTTCCAAAAAAACACCAGTAAGTGAAATTATGGAGAGTGATGTAGTAACCGTTAAACCTTCAGATAATTTGGAATATTGTATGGAATTAATGAGCGGTAGAAGAATTAGACATTTACCTGTGATTGAAAATGAAGTGATAATTGGACTTATCTCTATTGGGGATGTGGTAAAAGCTATAATTGAAATCCAAAAAGAAACAATTAAACATCTGGATTCCTATATTTCACAGTAA
- a CDS encoding OmpA family protein gives MKIKNIVYSLFLSLFFIQGFAQKTTLAKAEKKYDRFAYVDAIDNYEKVAEKGYQDEKMFQKLGNAYYFKAELPQALKWYDQLFNVYPNQEAEYFYRYSQALKSSGDYTKADQMLEQFVQKIQNDKRGELFKENRNYLDEIKANSGRFQVVDAEVNSEFSDYGSSFLGTKLVFASARDTGGVSKKIFKWTNKSFTNLYWAEIIPDGGMGKPQRFERKINSKFNESTPVFTQDGKTMYFTRNNFLEGKRGRDTDKNTLLKLYKVILNSDGQWSDVVELPFNSNNYSVAHPALSIDEKTLYFASDMPGTYGQSDLFKVMINADGTYGAPENLGPEVNTEGRETFPFISSDNELYFASDGRPGLGGLDVFVAKIEADNSYYGIQNVGEPINSKQDDFAFIINSKNRNGFFSSNREGGKGFDDIYRFVEDKKLTCDQSLSGLVTDLDFRQILIGAKMSLFDSNFKLLQVTQTDTSGRYNFSVNCGKTYYIRGEKEEYQTKEEAVRTKFFSGNKDFPIVLERRIKPITVGTDLAKTLNIPMIYFDLDKAFIRKDASYELAKVVVVMEQYPELKIEVRSHTDSRQSAKYNEKLSDKRAKTTVDWLIENGINSSRLIGKGYGESQLINQCADGVKCTEEEHQANRRSEFIIVSMQ, from the coding sequence ATGAAAATTAAAAATATAGTTTATAGCCTTTTTTTAAGTCTTTTTTTTATTCAAGGATTCGCTCAAAAAACAACTTTAGCAAAAGCTGAAAAGAAGTATGACCGTTTTGCTTATGTAGATGCCATTGATAATTATGAAAAAGTTGCAGAAAAAGGATATCAGGATGAAAAAATGTTTCAGAAATTGGGGAATGCATATTATTTTAAAGCAGAATTACCTCAGGCTTTAAAATGGTATGATCAACTTTTTAATGTTTATCCAAACCAGGAAGCCGAATATTTTTATAGGTACTCTCAAGCTTTAAAATCCTCTGGCGATTATACTAAAGCAGATCAAATGCTAGAGCAGTTCGTTCAGAAAATACAAAATGATAAAAGAGGTGAGCTATTCAAAGAGAATCGAAATTATCTTGATGAAATTAAAGCTAATTCAGGCCGTTTTCAAGTAGTAGATGCTGAAGTTAATTCAGAGTTTTCGGATTATGGCAGTTCCTTTTTAGGAACAAAATTAGTATTTGCTTCAGCTAGAGATACTGGAGGGGTTTCTAAAAAAATTTTTAAATGGACTAATAAATCTTTTACAAATTTATATTGGGCAGAAATTATACCCGACGGAGGAATGGGAAAGCCTCAACGTTTTGAGCGTAAAATTAATTCAAAATTCAACGAATCTACTCCAGTTTTCACTCAAGATGGTAAAACAATGTATTTTACCAGAAACAATTTTTTAGAAGGAAAAAGAGGAAGAGATACTGATAAAAATACGCTGCTAAAACTTTACAAGGTGATATTAAATAGTGACGGACAATGGAGTGATGTTGTAGAATTACCATTTAATAGTAATAATTACAGTGTTGCACATCCTGCTTTGAGTATTGATGAAAAAACGTTGTATTTTGCCTCGGATATGCCTGGGACTTATGGGCAATCGGATTTGTTTAAAGTTATGATAAACGCTGATGGAACTTATGGGGCTCCAGAGAATTTAGGTCCCGAAGTTAATACTGAAGGAAGAGAAACCTTTCCTTTTATTTCCAGTGATAATGAATTATATTTTGCTAGTGACGGTAGACCAGGTTTAGGAGGTTTGGATGTTTTTGTAGCAAAAATTGAAGCTGATAATAGTTATTATGGTATACAAAATGTTGGAGAGCCAATTAACAGTAAACAAGATGATTTTGCTTTTATAATAAATAGTAAAAACCGAAATGGATTTTTCTCATCTAATAGAGAAGGAGGAAAAGGATTTGATGATATTTATCGGTTTGTTGAAGATAAAAAGTTGACTTGTGATCAATCATTATCAGGACTTGTAACCGATTTGGATTTCCGTCAGATTCTAATAGGAGCTAAGATGAGTTTGTTTGATAGTAATTTTAAACTGCTTCAAGTGACACAAACTGATACAAGTGGGCGTTATAATTTTTCTGTTAATTGTGGAAAAACATATTACATAAGAGGCGAAAAAGAAGAATATCAAACTAAAGAAGAAGCTGTTAGAACTAAATTTTTTAGTGGAAATAAAGATTTTCCAATTGTGTTAGAACGACGTATTAAGCCAATAACAGTCGGGACTGATTTGGCTAAAACATTAAATATTCCAATGATTTACTTTGATTTGGATAAAGCATTTATTCGTAAGGATGCTAGTTATGAGTTGGCTAAAGTTGTAGTGGTAATGGAACAGTATCCAGAACTTAAAATAGAAGTGCGTTCCCATACGGACAGTCGTCAAAGTGCAAAATACAACGAAAAATTATCAGACAAGAGAGCAAAAACTACTGTGGATTGGTTAATAGAAAATGGCATTAATTCGAGTCGATTAATAGGCAAAGGTTATGGTGAATCTCAATTAATAAATCAATGCGCTGATGGAGTAAAATGTACCGAAGAGGAACATCAGGCCAATAGGCGAAGCGAATTTATTATTGTTTCGATGCAATAA
- a CDS encoding type IX secretion system membrane protein PorP/SprF — protein sequence MKIKIIGLVIMLFTSTGYAQQDAQYTQYMYNTIVVNPAYAGSRQAMSVFALHRTQWVGLDGAPVTNSVSINTPFNDSKVGLGLSFVNDQIGPSDENNIAIDFSYTIPASEKYKMSFGLKASANLLNVDFTKLDYYHDNPIFEDNIDNKFSPNIGVGFYLHSDNSYIGISAPNLLETKHFDKSASSSATSHIATEKINYYLIAGYVFDLSPSLKLKPSLITKYVQGAPLQVDISANFMINEKFVGGLAYRWSAAMSAMVGFQATDSWFIGYSYDFDTTELAHYNSGSHEIFLRFELFNTYDKIISPRFF from the coding sequence ATGAAGATAAAGATAATTGGGTTGGTAATAATGTTATTTACAAGTACTGGTTATGCTCAGCAAGATGCTCAGTATACTCAATATATGTATAATACGATAGTAGTGAATCCGGCTTATGCTGGTTCTAGGCAAGCTATGAGTGTATTTGCTTTGCATCGTACACAATGGGTTGGATTGGATGGTGCGCCTGTAACAAATTCTGTTTCTATTAATACGCCTTTTAACGATAGTAAAGTGGGTTTAGGATTGTCATTTGTAAATGATCAAATAGGTCCTTCGGATGAAAATAACATTGCAATTGATTTTTCTTACACGATACCTGCATCTGAAAAATATAAAATGTCTTTTGGATTAAAAGCCAGTGCGAATTTGTTGAATGTGGATTTTACAAAATTAGATTATTATCATGACAATCCAATTTTTGAAGATAATATTGATAATAAGTTTTCACCTAATATAGGAGTCGGATTTTATCTGCATTCAGATAATAGTTATATAGGAATATCAGCTCCAAATCTACTAGAAACAAAGCATTTTGATAAATCTGCCTCTTCAAGTGCTACTAGTCATATTGCAACCGAAAAGATTAATTATTATTTGATAGCCGGTTATGTATTTGATTTGAGTCCAAGTTTGAAACTGAAACCTTCATTAATTACCAAATATGTACAAGGAGCTCCTTTACAAGTTGATATTTCGGCTAATTTTATGATAAATGAAAAATTTGTAGGAGGTCTTGCTTATAGATGGAGTGCTGCTATGAGTGCTATGGTAGGATTTCAAGCCACTGATTCTTGGTTTATAGGATATAGTTATGATTTTGACACAACCGAATTGGCGCATTACAATTCAGGTTCACATGAGATTTTTTTGAGATTTGAATTATTTAATACTTATGACAAAATTATTTCTCCGAGATTCTTCTAA